From the Lentimicrobium sp. L6 genome, one window contains:
- a CDS encoding MbnP family protein produces MKKTVLFSLLVLLGFGSFAQNAIILNINNYMGDQVLEMEQSYTHDLDYEYSITRLQYYVSQIKIVHDGGIVTDIEDTWLLVNVEEEMSFNLGNHDIDVIEEIRFGIGVEPEINHLDPTTYPEGHPLALQNPDMHWGWASGYRFAALEGKTGTALLIDYQIHSLGDINYLMVNLPTANLVNGDERIISIKADYMGLLENIDVSAGLFSHAETGESAVLLSNFSTKVFSQMVFTGLDDLEPQASFVIAPNPATIHQTHILLYKDYPTNSKLQITDLSGRIIKEQFIEANQTKLDIDIDEAGIYFLSLINQSQVIETQKLVISQ; encoded by the coding sequence ATGAAGAAAACTGTACTCTTTTCCCTATTGGTATTATTAGGTTTTGGCTCTTTTGCTCAAAACGCTATAATCCTTAATATTAATAATTATATGGGAGACCAAGTTCTAGAAATGGAACAATCCTATACACATGATCTTGATTATGAGTATTCCATCACAAGATTACAATACTATGTGTCGCAAATTAAAATTGTTCATGACGGCGGAATAGTTACAGACATAGAAGACACTTGGCTATTAGTAAATGTGGAAGAGGAAATGTCTTTCAATCTTGGAAATCATGACATTGATGTTATTGAAGAAATTCGATTTGGAATAGGTGTTGAACCTGAGATAAACCATCTAGATCCTACTACTTATCCTGAAGGCCATCCATTGGCACTACAAAATCCTGATATGCATTGGGGCTGGGCTTCGGGCTATAGATTTGCTGCACTAGAAGGAAAGACTGGTACTGCATTATTAATCGACTATCAGATACATAGTTTAGGTGATATTAATTATTTAATGGTAAATCTTCCTACTGCCAACTTGGTCAATGGTGATGAAAGAATCATCAGTATAAAAGCTGATTATATGGGTTTACTTGAAAATATTGATGTTTCTGCAGGTTTATTTTCACATGCTGAAACTGGCGAATCTGCAGTCTTATTGTCTAATTTCTCCACTAAAGTATTTTCGCAAATGGTATTTACTGGGCTTGATGATTTAGAGCCACAAGCTAGTTTTGTAATTGCACCTAATCCTGCGACCATTCATCAAACCCATATTCTTCTCTATAAAGATTATCCTACAAATTCTAAACTACAGATCACCGATTTAAGTGGCCGTATTATTAAAGAACAATTTATAGAAGCCAATCAGACCAAACTTGATATAGATATTGATGAAGCAGGAATTTACTTCTTAAGCTTAATAAATCAGTCTCAGGTTATTGAAACACAAAAATTAGTGATCAGTCAATAA
- a CDS encoding dihydrofolate reductase — protein MLSIIVAVAENNAIGKDNDLIWYISDDLKRFKRLTTGHTILMGRKTYESLPNGALPKRENVVITRDKDLKLDKCTMLHSVDEAIEKYAKSEEEVFVIGGGSIYEKLLPYAHKIFLTKVHSSFEADVFFPEIDIQNWKVIAEEHHEKGEKNEFNFSFIDLVKV, from the coding sequence ATGCTCTCTATCATAGTTGCCGTTGCTGAAAATAATGCCATTGGAAAAGATAATGATCTCATTTGGTATATCTCAGACGATTTAAAACGTTTTAAGCGCTTAACTACAGGTCATACCATTTTAATGGGAAGAAAGACTTACGAATCTTTACCAAACGGAGCCCTCCCCAAAAGAGAAAATGTGGTGATTACTAGAGACAAAGACTTGAAATTAGACAAATGTACCATGCTACATTCTGTTGACGAGGCCATAGAAAAATATGCCAAGTCAGAAGAAGAAGTATTCGTGATTGGAGGAGGGAGCATTTATGAGAAACTACTTCCATATGCACATAAAATCTTCTTGACTAAAGTTCACTCTAGCTTTGAAGCAGATGTGTTCTTCCCAGAAATCGACATACAAAACTGGAAAGTTATAGCAGAAGAGCATCATGAGAAAGGGGAGAAGAATGAGTTTAATTTTAGTTTTATTGATCTTGTGAAGGTTTAA
- a CDS encoding nucleotidyl transferase AbiEii/AbiGii toxin family protein yields the protein MNILEQMLSKYEIESENDMINALKEIFQEIVLLGLYRGGFFEKAAFYGGTALRILYGLDRFSEDLDFTLLEKNKNFKLEPYFPVIIEEFNSLGISINIHTKKKSSNISHIESAFLKNDTSLHSLHISSENISSILGGIYSGRKIKIKFEIDTNPPLKFQTESKTLLMPITFNILSMSLPNLYAGKMHAVLFRNWKTRVKGRDWYDFEWYVKQGVKLNLEHLQHRIIESENLDSAFVLTKEVFIEFMYKKVDQLNIKNAVTEVSPFLKDTSVLGAWTKDYFRFLTGKIIYC from the coding sequence ATGAATATTTTAGAACAGATGCTTTCTAAATATGAAATAGAAAGTGAAAATGATATGATAAATGCCCTGAAAGAGATATTTCAGGAAATCGTATTATTGGGATTGTATAGAGGTGGTTTTTTTGAGAAAGCGGCATTTTACGGAGGTACTGCATTAAGGATTTTATATGGCTTAGATCGTTTTTCGGAGGATTTAGATTTTACTTTGCTAGAAAAGAATAAAAATTTTAAATTGGAACCCTATTTCCCTGTCATTATTGAGGAGTTTAACTCCTTAGGAATTAGTATCAATATACATACCAAAAAGAAAAGTAGTAACATCAGCCATATTGAATCAGCTTTTTTAAAAAATGATACTTCTCTACATTCTTTGCATATCTCTTCTGAGAATATTAGTTCCATTTTGGGAGGTATATATTCCGGCAGAAAAATTAAAATTAAGTTTGAAATTGACACAAATCCCCCATTAAAATTTCAAACAGAATCAAAAACCTTATTAATGCCTATAACTTTTAATATTTTAAGCATGAGTTTACCCAATCTTTATGCGGGAAAAATGCATGCTGTATTGTTTAGAAATTGGAAAACAAGGGTTAAAGGAAGAGATTGGTACGACTTTGAATGGTATGTAAAGCAAGGTGTAAAATTAAACCTGGAACATTTACAGCATCGAATAATTGAGAGTGAAAATCTTGACAGTGCGTTTGTATTAACTAAAGAAGTATTTATCGAATTCATGTATAAAAAAGTTGACCAATTAAACATTAAAAATGCGGTAACAGAAGTTAGTCCATTTTTAAAAGATACTTCAGTATTAGGTGCGTGGACAAAAGATTACTTTAGATTTTTAACTGGAAAAATTATCTACTGCTAA
- a CDS encoding NUDIX hydrolase, whose translation MAYTYEYPRPMLCVDMVILRKLEEQTEILLIKRGHEPYQDHWALPGGFIEMEEDLIESAYRELEEETNITNVKLQQLKTYGKPGRDPRGRTISVVFGGFLEEVQEAQAGDDASEAEWFFIDELPELAFDHDLIVRESLESLFL comes from the coding sequence ATGGCATATACATACGAATACCCACGTCCCATGCTTTGTGTAGATATGGTAATACTAAGAAAACTTGAAGAGCAAACCGAAATTCTTCTCATAAAAAGAGGGCATGAGCCATATCAAGATCATTGGGCTTTGCCAGGTGGATTTATTGAGATGGAGGAAGATTTAATAGAATCAGCTTATAGAGAATTGGAGGAGGAAACCAATATCACAAATGTGAAGCTTCAACAATTAAAAACCTATGGTAAACCCGGAAGAGATCCAAGGGGAAGAACGATAAGTGTGGTTTTTGGCGGTTTTTTAGAAGAAGTACAGGAAGCACAAGCTGGCGATGATGCTAGCGAAGCGGAATGGTTCTTTATTGATGAATTACCTGAATTGGCTTTTGACCATGATTTGATAGTACGAGAATCATTGGAAAGCTTATTTCTTTAA
- a CDS encoding prolyl oligopeptidase family serine peptidase, translating into MKKYFKFIAALVLFMSLPLSQLAFSQSVMSPSDLLSLERCGISELSPDGSELIYSISTPRTANEEAGGSHYKYYKMNMTTQESTLLFEEGFKGGSPHYSPDGSHLAFTYTEEGGKSQVWVMPVEGGEKIQVTHAENGVSSYQWQPDGLGMAYLSMQVKSEKEMELDDRGYGFIFYEENLKIKELYLVQFDANYQTQEEKKLLENTHVWEMIFSPSSEYLAFTTTEKNLTDQKYMFRKIKIMDLASGKLINEVGNIGKLGNYAFNEEGTQLAFASALNINDHAVSQAFVYSLKKEEITNLTPENFKGHVSWIAWKSNKEIFFYSGEGVYPKLSSVSIKKGKRDVLLDAEDSGIIFGKPIFTADLKTFVFTGNTPSDYSNIYSWSGKGKLNKLTNVNPQLADMELGEQEVIQFIARDGKEIEGLLMKPVGYKKNKKYPLVLYVHGGPESHHSNGWLSRYSTPGQVMAGKGYLVAYLNYRASTGYGIDFAMEGFMDPAGKEFDDLADGIEYLIAEKGADKERVGMAGGSYGGYASGWFATYYTEYVKAVCMFVGISNVSSKRGTTDISYEELYVHSGKPLEEQWQMNLERSPVYWAHQSKTATLIYGGADDPRVHPEQSLQLYRRMKMNNHPAVRLVQYPGEGHGNRKQVGQIDVIYRQIDWLDWYVKDLKPLDGPMPALDISEKYGLDWEF; encoded by the coding sequence ATGAAAAAATATTTCAAATTTATTGCCGCTTTAGTGTTGTTTATGTCCTTGCCTTTAAGTCAGTTGGCTTTTTCTCAATCTGTAATGTCTCCCAGCGATTTACTCAGTTTGGAACGATGTGGAATTAGTGAATTAAGTCCTGATGGTTCAGAGTTGATTTACAGTATTTCAACACCAAGAACAGCAAATGAGGAAGCTGGTGGCTCACATTATAAGTATTATAAAATGAATATGACCACTCAAGAATCTACACTTCTTTTTGAGGAGGGTTTTAAAGGTGGTTCTCCTCATTATAGTCCCGATGGTTCTCATTTAGCTTTCACTTATACCGAAGAAGGTGGAAAGAGTCAAGTTTGGGTAATGCCAGTTGAAGGAGGAGAGAAAATACAAGTGACCCATGCCGAAAATGGAGTGAGTTCTTATCAATGGCAGCCTGATGGTTTGGGAATGGCCTATCTTTCTATGCAGGTCAAATCAGAAAAAGAAATGGAACTTGATGATCGCGGTTATGGCTTTATCTTTTATGAAGAAAATCTTAAAATAAAAGAATTATATTTGGTACAATTTGATGCCAATTATCAAACTCAAGAGGAAAAGAAACTACTAGAGAACACTCATGTTTGGGAGATGATTTTTAGTCCAAGTAGCGAATATTTAGCTTTTACTACCACCGAGAAAAACCTTACAGATCAAAAATATATGTTCCGTAAAATTAAAATTATGGATTTGGCTTCGGGAAAGCTCATCAATGAAGTAGGAAATATTGGTAAACTCGGAAACTATGCCTTTAATGAGGAGGGTACTCAATTGGCTTTTGCCTCAGCTTTAAATATCAACGACCATGCCGTAAGTCAGGCCTTTGTTTATTCACTTAAAAAAGAAGAAATAACAAATCTCACTCCTGAGAATTTCAAAGGCCATGTGAGTTGGATAGCATGGAAAAGTAATAAAGAAATCTTCTTCTATTCTGGAGAAGGTGTTTATCCTAAACTCTCTAGTGTATCCATTAAAAAAGGAAAACGTGATGTATTATTAGACGCTGAGGATTCAGGTATCATTTTCGGAAAACCCATATTTACTGCTGACCTCAAAACCTTTGTTTTCACAGGAAATACACCCAGTGATTATTCCAATATTTATTCGTGGAGTGGAAAAGGAAAACTCAATAAACTGACCAATGTGAATCCTCAATTAGCCGATATGGAACTGGGAGAGCAAGAAGTGATTCAGTTTATAGCTAGAGATGGCAAAGAAATAGAAGGATTATTGATGAAACCTGTGGGTTATAAAAAGAACAAGAAATACCCTTTGGTATTATATGTTCACGGTGGACCTGAATCTCATCATAGCAATGGTTGGTTGAGTAGGTATTCCACCCCGGGACAGGTGATGGCCGGAAAAGGATATTTGGTGGCTTATTTGAACTATAGAGCCAGTACTGGCTATGGTATTGATTTTGCCATGGAAGGTTTTATGGATCCTGCAGGAAAAGAATTTGACGACTTAGCCGATGGTATTGAGTATCTCATTGCCGAAAAAGGCGCTGATAAAGAAAGAGTTGGAATGGCTGGTGGGTCTTATGGTGGATATGCTTCGGGTTGGTTCGCGACCTATTATACCGAATATGTAAAAGCCGTTTGTATGTTCGTAGGAATTAGTAATGTGAGCAGCAAGCGCGGAACTACAGATATTTCTTATGAAGAGTTGTATGTACACAGTGGCAAACCATTAGAAGAACAGTGGCAGATGAATTTGGAACGCAGTCCGGTTTATTGGGCGCACCAAAGTAAAACTGCTACCTTAATTTATGGTGGTGCCGATGATCCACGTGTACATCCAGAGCAAAGTTTGCAATTATACCGCCGTATGAAAATGAATAACCATCCTGCCGTTCGTTTGGTACAATATCCAGGTGAAGGACATGGTAACAGAAAGCAAGTGGGACAGATAGATGTTATTTATCGTCAGATTGACTGGCTAGATTGGTATGTGAAAGATTTAAAACCTTTAGATGGACCCATGCCAGCGCTTGATATCAGTGAGAAATATGGTTTGGATTGGGAGTTTTAA
- the gap gene encoding type I glyceraldehyde-3-phosphate dehydrogenase translates to MSKIRLAINGFGRIGRATFRLLINHPNISVIAINDLTDTYTLSHLLKYDTVHRAVKAKVDYDENHLIVNDQSTLVLKEKNPQNLPWADLDIDVVIESTGLFATKDKAGMHLQAGAKKVIISAPAKDDEEQEIPFIVLGVNDKDIDKNLKIISNASCTTNNVAPLIKILDENWGIEKGFITTVHSYTKDQNILDGPHKDLRRGRTAAENIVPTTTGAAKAVTRIFPHLDQNLGGAGIRVPVPDGSLTDLTCTLAKPATIEEINEAFKVASETTMKGILEYTEDPIVSRDVIGNSHSAVFDAQLTAVLGDKNKLVKVIAWYDNEMGYSNRLVDLVERFV, encoded by the coding sequence ATGTCAAAAATAAGATTGGCTATCAACGGATTTGGAAGAATAGGTAGAGCTACTTTTCGCCTACTTATTAACCATCCCAATATTAGTGTTATTGCCATTAATGATTTAACAGATACCTACACCCTTTCACACCTTTTGAAATACGATACGGTTCACAGAGCCGTGAAGGCGAAGGTAGATTATGATGAGAATCATTTGATAGTTAATGATCAATCAACGTTGGTTTTAAAGGAAAAGAATCCTCAGAATTTACCATGGGCTGATTTGGATATTGATGTGGTGATTGAGTCTACAGGTTTGTTTGCCACTAAAGATAAAGCAGGCATGCATTTGCAGGCAGGAGCGAAAAAGGTAATCATTTCAGCACCAGCCAAAGATGATGAGGAACAGGAAATTCCGTTTATAGTTTTGGGTGTAAATGATAAAGATATTGACAAGAATCTAAAGATTATTTCCAATGCCAGTTGTACCACCAATAATGTGGCTCCACTGATAAAGATATTAGACGAAAACTGGGGAATAGAAAAAGGGTTTATCACCACCGTTCACTCTTACACTAAAGATCAGAATATTTTAGATGGACCTCATAAAGATTTGAGGAGGGGAAGAACGGCAGCTGAGAATATAGTGCCTACTACAACCGGAGCGGCAAAGGCAGTTACCCGTATTTTTCCTCATTTAGACCAGAATCTAGGTGGGGCAGGTATACGAGTTCCTGTTCCCGATGGCTCATTAACCGATTTAACTTGTACACTTGCTAAACCCGCTACCATTGAAGAGATCAACGAAGCCTTTAAAGTAGCCAGCGAAACCACTATGAAAGGCATCCTCGAATATACCGAAGATCCAATAGTATCGCGCGATGTGATTGGCAATTCCCATTCCGCTGTTTTTGATGCTCAACTCACGGCGGTTCTTGGTGATAAAAACAAATTGGTGAAAGTAATCGCTTGGTATGATAATGAGATGGGTTATTCTAATCGTTTGGTGGACTTGGTGGAGCGTTTTGTTTAA
- a CDS encoding type II toxin-antitoxin system RelE/ParE family toxin: MYNLTFRPPAKNDLQEIIEYYDSINPKLADVFLQQLDKAVYHIQNYPLSCQKKFSSIRVVFLKRFSYGIYFIINQQEIAVIAILHSSRNPKIWRTR, encoded by the coding sequence ATGTATAATCTAACTTTTCGACCTCCTGCTAAAAATGACTTGCAAGAAATTATAGAATATTATGATTCAATTAATCCAAAACTTGCTGATGTATTCTTGCAGCAATTAGATAAAGCTGTATATCATATTCAAAACTACCCATTGTCTTGTCAAAAGAAATTTAGTAGTATTAGAGTTGTTTTCTTAAAGCGGTTCAGCTATGGGATTTATTTTATAATTAATCAACAAGAAATAGCTGTTATAGCCATACTTCACAGCAGTAGGAACCCAAAAATCTGGAGAACTCGATAA
- a CDS encoding tetratricopeptide repeat protein: MRKIEVENIFKGRFAKSASRKTTLGMNKYWIILLLILFCSNHLSAQVDSILFNAEHPDVYVETLVKKARKEFDNNTRTSYFYLEEALKLDEYIHDTTKIELYNVAGELHFMLNLFDLSFDYLHQALEIQNRIDSLGSFAIYNRIGTVYLIMKDYEKARYNYLKAKDLYERHPAPEDIDENKIHAIINNLSVLERDEGNFFKSKNYLNQYLDKTIAAHDTTHIIFFYHNLSIVYFDLEEYKEGMIYLNKAIELCYLANSNRELSLLLKNKGEVFHTHNNSNDSAIYYTLKAYDLGKEIGHPHVQKEAVRLLYTIYKSIGEFEKALEYKEIEQRLSEEAINTENIKKVTSIELNAKYKQSRRELIEKQKKNELILYTILIGLIIIALFFLMLFRLQKTKATKRKLQNEILRSTLESKNKEFTAKLLHTLQITELLNDTHNRILSIREDGSDEMRKNLTSILTSIKQEHFSFNWEEFEKLFVETHQDFYTNLLSDFPNLTKNELRLCAFLKMNLSSKEISAITNQSYRSIVVARSRMRKKLGIETEQQSITSFLAGY, translated from the coding sequence ATGAGAAAAATTGAAGTAGAAAATATTTTCAAAGGCAGATTTGCTAAATCAGCCTCTAGAAAAACCACTCTGGGAATGAATAAATATTGGATAATACTTCTATTGATTTTATTTTGTTCTAATCATTTAAGTGCTCAAGTAGATTCTATACTATTTAATGCTGAACATCCAGATGTTTATGTGGAGACTTTAGTAAAGAAGGCTAGAAAAGAGTTTGATAATAATACCCGTACCTCCTATTTTTATTTGGAAGAGGCACTTAAGCTAGATGAATACATTCATGATACCACCAAGATTGAATTGTATAATGTGGCAGGAGAATTGCACTTCATGCTCAACTTATTCGATCTTTCTTTCGATTATCTACATCAAGCATTGGAGATACAAAATAGAATAGATTCATTAGGAAGCTTTGCCATATATAATAGGATTGGAACGGTTTATTTAATCATGAAAGATTATGAAAAAGCCCGTTATAATTATTTAAAAGCCAAAGATCTATATGAAAGGCATCCTGCTCCTGAAGATATTGATGAAAATAAAATTCATGCAATCATCAATAATCTATCCGTGCTAGAAAGAGATGAGGGAAACTTTTTTAAATCGAAAAACTATTTAAACCAATATTTAGATAAAACCATTGCCGCTCATGATACCACTCATATTATATTCTTTTATCACAATCTATCTATCGTTTATTTCGATTTAGAGGAATATAAAGAAGGAATGATATATTTGAACAAAGCCATAGAGCTTTGTTATTTAGCCAATTCAAATCGTGAGCTTTCTCTATTATTGAAAAACAAAGGAGAAGTATTTCATACCCATAATAACTCCAACGACTCCGCTATTTATTACACTTTAAAAGCTTATGATTTAGGTAAAGAAATTGGGCATCCACATGTACAGAAAGAGGCTGTTCGATTATTGTATACCATCTACAAATCTATAGGAGAATTTGAGAAAGCCCTGGAATATAAAGAAATAGAGCAGAGGCTCAGCGAAGAGGCTATCAATACAGAGAATATTAAGAAAGTGACCAGTATTGAGCTGAATGCAAAATACAAACAAAGTAGGAGAGAGCTCATTGAGAAACAAAAGAAAAACGAGTTGATTTTGTATACCATATTAATTGGGCTCATTATTATTGCTCTATTCTTTCTCATGCTATTTAGGCTTCAAAAAACAAAAGCTACCAAAAGGAAATTACAGAATGAAATATTGCGTTCTACCTTAGAGTCAAAAAACAAAGAGTTCACAGCTAAGTTATTGCACACCTTACAGATTACCGAATTACTAAATGACACTCACAATAGAATATTGTCGATTAGGGAAGATGGCTCCGATGAAATGAGAAAGAATCTCACCTCTATTCTCACTAGTATAAAACAAGAGCATTTTAGTTTCAATTGGGAAGAATTCGAAAAGCTTTTTGTTGAAACGCATCAGGATTTCTATACCAATCTATTATCAGATTTCCCAAACCTTACTAAAAACGAATTGCGATTGTGTGCCTTTCTAAAAATGAACTTATCTTCCAAAGAAATCTCGGCCATTACCAATCAAAGCTATAGAAGCATTGTGGTAGCTAGATCTAGAATGAGAAAAAAATTAGGTATTGAGACCGAACAACAGAGTATTACTTCTTTTTTGGCTGGGTATTAG